The stretch of DNA GACGACCGCGGCGCGGGCCGAGACGACCCCGAGTGTCGCCGTCCTCGACTGGCTGGACCCGGTGATGGTCGCGGGCCACTGGGTCCCGGAGATGGTGGAGCGAGCCGGCGGCGGCTACGGGATGGCCGACCCCGGCGAGCACTCCCGGCCCCGCGAGTGGGCGGAGGTGCGCGAGTACGACCCCGACGTGCTGGTGGCCGCGCCGTGTGGCTTCGACGTGGCCCAGACCCGCGAGAACCTCGCCGACCTGACCGAACGCCCGGGGTTCGACGACCTGACCGCCGTCCGCGAGGGCCGCGCGTTCGTGATGGACGGCCACCACTACGTCAACCGCTCGGGGCCGCGGCTCGTCGACACGCTGGAGTTCCTCGCGGCGCTGGTCCACCCCGACCTGTTCGACGCGCCGCCCCGGGACGCCGTCCGGGAGCTGCCGGCGCTGCGAGTCTAGGCGAGGACGGCGACGACGAGGTTCAGTGCGACGACGCCACAGCCGAGCCCGACGACGGTGCCGAACCACGTCCGCCAGCCGGGGACGCGCTCGACGACCGGCCGACACGCCAGCAGGACGACGCCGACGTACAGCGCGACGGCGGCCTTCAGCGCGACGACCAGGAGCGGCTCGTGAGCCAGCAGGACCCGGATCCAGGGGTTGGCCTCCGTCTCGACGCCGGTCGCGTGGACCGCGAGCAGCGTCGACACGAGGTCGCCAAAGCCCCAGACGAACACCAGCGCGAACACGAGGTCGACGTAGTCGGGGTCGGCGACGCGGGCGCGGAGCGAGCGGGGTCGCGCCGAGGGGGTGTCGGCCATCGTTCTCGCCCGAACGGTTCCGGTCCCCGAACGTAAAGCTCCGCACCGAGCTATCACCGCTGAGAACGGCTCAGTCGGCCGAGAGCTCGCACCGCCCCTCGTAGCTCGCCTCGCGGACGCTGTCGATGGCGGGGGCCTCGCCACACACCGGACAGTCGGGGGTCTCCGGGACCGGGATCTCGTCGACGTCCATCCGCCCGGCGTCGAACGCCAGCAGGCGGCCGGACAGCGACTCGCCGTAGCCTAGCGCGAGCTTGACCACCTCGGTCGCCTGCAGGCAGCCGACGGTGCCGGGGAGGACACCCAGCACTCCCGCGGTCGCACAGTCCGGCACCGTCCCCGCGGGCGGGGCCTTCGGGAACAGACAGCGGTAGCAGGGGCCGTCGCCGGTGAATGTGGTCACCTGCCCCTCGAACCGGAAGACAGCGCCGTGAGAGAACGGGACGCCGGCGAGCGTGCAGGCGTCGTTGACGAGGAATCGCGTCGGGAAGTTGTCCGAGGCGTCGACGACGACGTCGTACTCTCCGACGAGGTCGGCGGCGTTGTCGGGCGCGAGCCGCGTCTCGTGGGTGTCGACGGTGACGTCGGGGTTCAGGTCGGCGACGAACTCGCGGGCCGAGTCGACCTTCGGCCGGCCCACGTCGCTGTCGCCGTGGATCACCTGCCGCTGGAGGTTCGACCGCTCGACCGTGTCGTCGTCGACGACGCCGAGCCGGCCGATCCCCGCGGCGGCGAGGTACTGCAACACCGGCGCACCGAGCCCGCCGGCACCGACTACCAGCACGGCCGTGTCAAGCAGCGCGGCCTGGCCCTCGGGTCCCACGTCGTCCATGATGATGTGCCGGGAGTACCGGTCGAGCTGTTCCGGGTCGAGGTCCGGGCGCATACCGTGGCCGTTGGCCGCCGTCGCTGATAAGGCGTCGGTTCGGGCCTAACAGTCGTAGAGGTCGCGGTACTTCGCGTCGGCGTAGTCGAGGAAGTAGTCGGCGGTGAAGGACTCGCCGGTCGCCTCCCGCACGAGGTCGTCGGTCTCGTAGCGGGCACCGTGGCTGTGGACGTTCTCGGTGAGCCAGTCGTGGATCTCGCCGAACTCGCCGCTCCGGACCTGCTCGTCGACGTTCCCGATGTCGGCTCGAAGGTGGTGGTTCAGCTGCGCGGCCAGCACCGATCCCAGCGAGTACGTCGGGAAGTAGCCCAGCGAGCCGTTGGTCCAGTGGATGTCCTGCAGACAGCCCTCCGCGTCGGTCTCGGGTCGCACGCCGAGGTACTCCTCCATCTTGTCGTTCCAGACCTGCGGGACTTCGGCGACGTCGAGGTCGCCCCGGATCAGGTCGCGCTCGATCTCGAACCGGAGGACGATGTGCATGTGGTAGGTCAGCTCGTCAGCCTCGACCCGGATGAGGTTGTCGTCGTACACCTCGTTTGCGGCCTCGTAGAACTCCCGGGGCGTGGCGTCGGTGCCGAGGTGGTCGTTGGCGGTGTCGGCGAACAGGTCCCAGAACGGTCGCGTGCGGCCGACGTGGTTCTCCCAGAAGCGGGACTGGGACTCGTGGACCGAGAGGTCGCGGCTGTCGCCCAGCGGCGTCCCGTACTCCTCCTGGGGCAGGCCCAGCGTGTAGGTGGCGTGACCGAACTCGTGGACGGTCGAGCCGATGGCCCCCATCGGGTCCTCGGGCTCGAAGCGGGTGGTCACGCGGGCGTCGAACTGCGTCCCCGTCGAGAAGGGGTGTGGCGCGGTGTCGAGCCGGCCGTGGTCCCAGTCGTAGCCCAGCGTGTCCAGCGCCGCCTCGACGACGGCGCGCTGGCTGTCGTCGTCGTACGTGCCCTCGAAGGGGTCGGCCATCGTCACGTCGCTGTCGGCGATGTCGTCGATGAGGGGGACCAGCTCCTCGCGCAGGCGGGTCAGCACCTGCTCGGCGGTGTCGATCCCCAGGTAGGGCTCGTACTCCTCGAACAGCACCTCGTAGGGGTCCCGGTCGGGGTCGATGGCCTCGGCGTACTCCCGGCGGAGCTGGACCATCTCTTCCAAGGTCTCCTCGTACTTCGAGAAGTCGTCCTCGGCCTTGGCCTCCTCCCAGACCGGCAGGGCGTTCGAGGTGGCCTCGGAGATGCGCTCGACGAGGTCCGCGGGGACGCGGGTCGCCCGCTCGTGGTCCCGGCGGACTTCCCGGACGACGGCCTCCTGTTCGGGGTCGAGGTCGGCCTCTTCCAGTTCGTCCAGCCAGTCGGCGAGGTCGTCGTCGGTCAGCAGCTCGTGGTGCAGCGTCGACAGCGCCGAGGACTGCTTGGCCCGGGCCGGCGTGCCGCCCTCCGGCATCATCACCTGCTGGTCCCACTGGAGGACGCCGCCGGCGTCGCCGACGTAGTGGAGCTGTTTCACGTGGTCGAGGAACTGCTCGTAGGTGGCAGAACTGCCGCTCGCTTGCGCCATACTCCGGCCTTGGAATCCACACGGTAAATGGGCACGGTCGTCGGTAAGGCCTGCAGCGTGGCGCGCGAATCCACCCCCGGTCGCCGCCGTCCTCAGGCCAGCCACCGGTCGGCGACGCCGGCGTAGATCGCACGACATCGACGGAGTACCGGCACCGCGACGCTCTCGTCGGCGGTGTGGGCCTCGCCCGGTTCCGCCGCGC from Haloarcula litorea encodes:
- a CDS encoding DUF5658 family protein yields the protein MADTPSARPRSLRARVADPDYVDLVFALVFVWGFGDLVSTLLAVHATGVETEANPWIRVLLAHEPLLVVALKAAVALYVGVVLLACRPVVERVPGWRTWFGTVVGLGCGVVALNLVVAVLA
- the ubaA gene encoding SAMP-activating enzyme E1, with product MRPDLDPEQLDRYSRHIIMDDVGPEGQAALLDTAVLVVGAGGLGAPVLQYLAAAGIGRLGVVDDDTVERSNLQRQVIHGDSDVGRPKVDSAREFVADLNPDVTVDTHETRLAPDNAADLVGEYDVVVDASDNFPTRFLVNDACTLAGVPFSHGAVFRFEGQVTTFTGDGPCYRCLFPKAPPAGTVPDCATAGVLGVLPGTVGCLQATEVVKLALGYGESLSGRLLAFDAGRMDVDEIPVPETPDCPVCGEAPAIDSVREASYEGRCELSAD
- a CDS encoding carboxypeptidase M32; the encoded protein is MAQASGSSATYEQFLDHVKQLHYVGDAGGVLQWDQQVMMPEGGTPARAKQSSALSTLHHELLTDDDLADWLDELEEADLDPEQEAVVREVRRDHERATRVPADLVERISEATSNALPVWEEAKAEDDFSKYEETLEEMVQLRREYAEAIDPDRDPYEVLFEEYEPYLGIDTAEQVLTRLREELVPLIDDIADSDVTMADPFEGTYDDDSQRAVVEAALDTLGYDWDHGRLDTAPHPFSTGTQFDARVTTRFEPEDPMGAIGSTVHEFGHATYTLGLPQEEYGTPLGDSRDLSVHESQSRFWENHVGRTRPFWDLFADTANDHLGTDATPREFYEAANEVYDDNLIRVEADELTYHMHIVLRFEIERDLIRGDLDVAEVPQVWNDKMEEYLGVRPETDAEGCLQDIHWTNGSLGYFPTYSLGSVLAAQLNHHLRADIGNVDEQVRSGEFGEIHDWLTENVHSHGARYETDDLVREATGESFTADYFLDYADAKYRDLYDC